One part of the Spirochaeta lutea genome encodes these proteins:
- a CDS encoding dicarboxylate/amino acid:cation symporter → MKLWIRLLLGAAAGVILGWLLPLSGGDTESFFQGIAGLTINIGRYIVFPLVFFSASIAVYELWFEGKLLRLTAFVLPGIVISTGLTVLFSGLFFLIFQPERIPIIIKEGDILALPDPLSLLQGVFPANLFQGFVQNSNYLLPVFLFAVILGFAFHYHKAHAEPSLDVFDSLSRVLFRVNYYMVEFMILGFAILAGYRVLQIRGFGDVELFSQLFLLLAVLTVFFAVIAYPLIFWAVTRIAKKPGNPYKLLVSSLIPGIAGLLSGDNYFTYGFLVRTGKEQSLLPRRGGATIYPLSVMFAKAGTAAVIAVSFMLILRSYSSLEISTGQFFWVIAASIGVSFLLAGEPGTGVIVGLALVSSWYGQGLEEGYLILLPAAPILIAFGVLLDTMAVGLIAGLTARIQEIEFKN, encoded by the coding sequence ATGAAATTATGGATACGTCTTTTACTAGGAGCTGCTGCCGGGGTGATACTCGGATGGCTGCTGCCCCTTTCGGGAGGGGACACAGAGTCTTTTTTCCAGGGGATTGCCGGCCTCACCATTAATATCGGCCGGTATATTGTGTTCCCCTTGGTGTTTTTCAGTGCGAGTATCGCAGTGTACGAGCTCTGGTTCGAGGGAAAACTTCTCCGTCTTACTGCCTTTGTTCTTCCCGGGATAGTAATTTCCACCGGACTCACAGTGTTGTTCTCCGGGCTGTTCTTTCTCATCTTCCAACCCGAGCGAATTCCAATCATTATTAAAGAAGGGGATATCCTGGCCCTCCCTGACCCCTTGAGCTTACTTCAAGGTGTGTTCCCGGCGAATCTCTTCCAGGGCTTTGTTCAGAACAGCAACTATTTGTTACCGGTGTTCCTATTTGCGGTGATTCTCGGGTTTGCCTTCCATTACCATAAAGCCCATGCAGAGCCGAGCCTTGACGTGTTTGATTCCCTGAGCCGGGTGTTATTCAGGGTGAATTATTACATGGTTGAGTTCATGATACTTGGTTTTGCCATATTAGCCGGGTACAGGGTGCTGCAGATTCGGGGATTTGGTGATGTGGAACTCTTTTCCCAGCTTTTTCTTTTGTTGGCTGTGCTGACGGTGTTTTTTGCTGTAATTGCGTATCCCCTGATCTTTTGGGCTGTTACTAGGATCGCAAAAAAGCCCGGAAACCCCTATAAGCTGCTGGTCAGCAGTCTCATTCCCGGCATTGCCGGTTTATTATCCGGGGATAATTATTTTACCTACGGATTTCTGGTGAGGACGGGAAAGGAGCAGTCGTTATTACCCCGCCGGGGAGGAGCGACCATCTATCCTCTATCGGTCATGTTTGCCAAAGCAGGAACGGCAGCGGTTATTGCCGTATCCTTTATGTTGATTCTTCGGTCCTACTCCAGCCTAGAGATTTCTACGGGTCAGTTTTTCTGGGTGATTGCTGCAAGTATCGGGGTATCCTTTCTTCTGGCTGGAGAACCGGGTACAGGGGTTATCGTGGGGTTGGCCCTGGTTTCATCCTGGTACGGTCAGGGACTTGAGGAAGGATACCTAATCCTCTTGCCTGCAGCGCCGATCCTTATCGCCTTCGGTGTCTTGTTGGATACCATGGCGGTTGGTTTAATAGCCGGACTCACCGCCAGAATTCAGGAGATTGAGTTTAAAAACTAG